A region of Pempheris klunzingeri isolate RE-2024b chromosome 15, fPemKlu1.hap1, whole genome shotgun sequence DNA encodes the following proteins:
- the kdsr gene encoding 3-dehydrosphinganine reductase: protein MSSEEGLSSTITDWLFINSWWLLLPFIMLLVVAAFIVAFVLLLYMISPLISPKPLKLNGAHVVVTGGSSGIGKCIAIECYRQGAFITLVARDEAKLLQAKKEVEKFAINDKQVVLCISVDVSSDYSQVESVIKQAQEKLGPVDMLVNCAGLSISGKFEDVEVDRFKKLMEVNYLGSVYPTRAVITTMKERRMGRIMFVSSQAGQIGLFGYTAYSPSKFALRGLAESLQMEIKPYNIYVTVAYPPDTDTPGLAEENKMKPLETKLISETSGVCQPEQVAKIIVRDAVQGNFNSSVGPDGYMLSALTCGMSPVTSITEGLQQIVTMGLFRTIALFYLGSFDSIVRRCMIQREQSKAADKRE, encoded by the exons ATGTCCTCTGAAGAAGGCTTGAGCTCAACGATCACCGATTGGCTTTTCATCAATTCCTGGTGGCTCCTTCTGCCCTTCATCATGCTTCTCGTAGTCGCCGCCTTCATTGTTGcctttgtgttgctgttatACATGATATCGCCTCTTATTAGTCCCAAACCTCTGAAACTGAACGGGGCCCACGTCGTG GTGACGGGAGGCTCAAGTGGGATTGGGAAATGCATTGCAATTGAGTGCTACAGACAAGGAGCGTTCATCACTTTGGTGGCACGTGACGAG GCTAAATTGCTTCAGGCTAAGAAAGAGGTGGAGAAATTTGCCATCAATGACAAACAG GTGGTGCTCTGCATATCAGTGGATGTTTCCAGTGATTATAGCCAGGTGGAAAGTGTGATAAAACAG GCTCAAGAGAAGCTGGGGCCCGTTGATATGTTGGTGAACTGTGCTGGATTATCCATTTCTGGAAAATTTGAGGACGTGGAAGTGGACCGTTTTAAA AAACTGATGGAAGTGAACTACCTGGGCAGCGTTTACCCAACACGGGCCGTCATAACCACCATGAAGGAGCGAAGAATGGGCCGCATCATGTTTGTGTCCTCCCAGGCAGGTCAGATCGGCCTGTTCGGATACACTGCCTACTCCCCATCCAAGTTTGCCCTGCGCGGCTTAGCAGAGTCGCTGCAGATGGAG ATAAAGCCATACAATATCTATGTGACTGTGGCCTACCCTCCTGACACTGACACTCCTGGATTGGCTGAGGAAAATAAGATGAAG CCTCTAGAGACCAAATTGATCTCTGAAACATCTGGAGTTTGTCAACCAGAACAAGTGGCCAAAATCATTGTTCGGGATGCAGTG CAGGGAAACTTCAACAGCTCTGTGGGACCCGACGGTTACATGCTGTCAGCCCTCACCTGTGGAATGTCACCCGTCACCTCCATCACAGAGGGTCTCCAGCAG ATTGTTACCATGGGATTATTTCGGACCATCGCCCTCTTCTACTTGGGGAGTTTTGACAGCATTGTGCGCCGCTGCATGATTCAGAGGGAGCAATCGAAAGCAGCTGACAAGAGGGAATAA
- the vps4b gene encoding vacuolar protein sorting-associated protein 4B isoform X2 yields the protein MATNNNLQKAIDLASKAAQEDKAQNYEEALRLYQAAVQYFLHVVRYETQSDKARQSIRAKCAEYLDRAEKLKEYLKKKEKAPPAKPVKESQSDDKGNESDEGDDPEKKKFQNQLSGAIVMEKPNIKWNDVAGLEGAKEALKEAVILPIKFPHLFTGKRTPWRGILLFGPPGTGKSYLAKAVATEANNSTFFSISSSDLVSKWLGESEKLVKNLFSLAREHKPSIIFIDEIDSLCGSRSENESEAARRIKTEFLVQMQGVGIDNDGVLVLGATNIPWTLDSAIRRRFEKRIYIPLPEEHARSFMFKLHLGSTPNSLTESDFVTLGKKTEGYSGADISIIVRDALMQPVRKVQSATHFKQVRGPSRTDPNNVVNDLLTPCSPGDPNAIEMTWMEVPGEKLMEPIVCMSDMVRSLANTKPTVNEQDLDKLKKFTEDFGQEG from the exons ATGGCTACCAACAACAATTTACAG AAAGCCATTGATCTTGCCAGCAAGGCGGCTCAGGAGGATAAAGCTCAGAACTACGAGGAAGCTCTGCGTCTGTACCAGGCTGCTGTTCAGTATTTTCTCCACGTGGTGAGAT ATGAAACCCAGAGTGACAAAGCAAGACAGAGCATCCGGGCAAAATGTGCCGAGTACTTGGACAGAGCAGAGAAGTTGAAGGAGTACCtcaagaagaaagagaaagctcCTCCCGCTAAGCCTGTCAAAGAGTCACAGTCTGACGACAAAGG GAATGAAAGCGATGAAGGTGACGATCCAGAGAAAAAGAAGTTCCAAAATCAACTCTCAG gTGCAATTGTTATGGAGAAACCAAACATCAAATGGAATGATGTTGCTGGTTTGGAAGGAGCAAAGGAGGCACTGAAAGAAGCTGTTATTCTTCCAATCAAATTCCCCCACCTTTTCACAG GAAAGAGAACTCCATGGCGAGGGATCTTGCTCTTTGGACCTCCAGGTACAGGAAAGTCCTATCTGGCTAAAGCTGTTGCCACAGAGGCAAACAACTCAACCTTCTTCTCCATTTCCTCATCTGACCTTGTCTCTAAATGGCTGGGAGAGAGTGAAAA GCTGGTGAAGAATCTTTTTAGCCTTGCAAGGGAACACAAGCCTTCtatcatcttcattgatgagATTGACTCTCTGTGTGGCTCAAGAAGTGAGAACGAGAGTGAGGCTGCGCGTCGTATTAAGACAGAGTTCCTGGTTCAGATGCAGG GTGTGGGAATTGACAATGATGGTGTTCTGGTACTTGGGGCAACAAACATCCCATGGACCCTGGACTCAGCCATCAGGAGAAG ATTTGAGAAGAGGATCTACATCCCGCTGCCTGAAGAGCACGCCCGCTCCTTCATGTTCAAGCTCCATCTCGGCTCGACCCCCAACAGTCTAACCGAGTCTGACTTTGTCACTCTGGGCAAGAAGACAGAGGGATACTCGGGAGCAGATATCAGTATCATTGTCAGAGACGCTCTAATGCAGCCTGTTCGTAAGGTCCAGTCGGCAACCCACTTCAAACAG GTACGTGGCCCATCAAGAACGGATCCCAACAATGTTGTAAATGACCTCTTGACTCCTTGCTCGCCCGGCGATCCCAACGCAATTGAAATGACATGGATGGAGGTCCCTGGGGAGAAGCTAATGGAACCTATAGTATGCATG tcTGACATGGTCAGGTCTCTGGCCAACACAAAGCCAACAGTCAATGAACAAGATctggacaaactgaaaaaattCACAGAGGACTTTGGACAGGAAGGCTAG